A window of the Vespula vulgaris chromosome 6, iyVesVulg1.1, whole genome shotgun sequence genome harbors these coding sequences:
- the LOC127064467 gene encoding putative tRNA (cytidine(32)/guanosine(34)-2'-O)-methyltransferase, protein MGKTSKDKRDIYYRRAKEEGWRARSAFKLLQIDSECYIFDGVNKAVDLCAAPGSWSQVLSRKLSENYKKALEEGEATPPKIVAVDLQAMAPLEGVIQIQGDITNTATAKHIIAHFDNTQADLVVCDGAPDVTGLHDMDIYIQSQLLLAALNITTHILRPGGTFVAKIFRAKDVSLLYAQLKIFFPYVYCTKPSSSRNSSIEAFVVCKNYSPPDGYEPHMLNPLLTHEPCNFEKLTGVNRLVVPFVVCGDLNQPDSDTCYPLNFEGKEYKYHEPVQSPIAPPYEEALSLLEDRSTDFRKADVSVIIDNDRPISLSEFKEQARRKQKCIIEKVEEEKADENQEDVLNTLSLDVLLNLNISNENNDLENK, encoded by the exons ATGGGAAAAACATCGAAAGACAAACGTGATATATATTACAGACGAGCGAAAGAAGAAGGTTGGAGAGCACGTAGtgcatttaaattattacaaatcgatagtgaatgttatatatttgatg GTGTAAATAAAGCTGTTGATTTATGCGCGGCACCTGGTAGCTGGAGTCAAGTTCTGTCACGAAAATTaag CGAAAATTACAAAAAGGCATTGGAAGAAGGTGAAGCGACACCTCCCAAAATTGTTGCTGTTGATTTACAAGCAATGGCACCGTTGGAAGGTGTAATTCAAATTCAAGGAGATATTACAAATACTGCTACAGCAAAGCATATAATTGCTCATTTTGATAACACGCAAGCCGATTTAGTTGTATGCGATGGAGCACCTGATG TCACAGGATTACACGATATGGACATATATATTCAGTCTCAGCTTCTGTTAGCAGCCTTAAACATAACGACTCATATATTACGACCTGGAGGAACATTTGTAGCAAAGATTTTCAGAGCGAAGGATGTCTCGTTGTTGTACGCGCagctgaaaatattttttccttatgTCTATTGCACCAAACCTAGTAGTTCTCGAAATTCTAGTATTGAAGCTTTCGTAGTATGCAAAAATTATTCTCCACCCGATGGATACGAACCTCACATGTTGAATCCTCTTCTCACACACGAACCctgtaattttgaaaaattgacGGGAGTTAACAGACTCGTTGTACCATTTGTCGTATGTGGAGATTTGAATCAACCTGATTCTGATACATGCTATCCACtgaat tttgaaggaaaagaatataaatatcatgaGCCAGTACAAAGCCCGATTGCACCACCTTACGAGGAGGCACTGTCTTTACTTGAGGATAGAAGTACAGATTTTCGAAAAGCAGACGTTAGTGTTATTATTGATAACGATCGTCCAATATCTTTATCTGAATTTAAAGAACAAGCAAGGCGGAAACAGAAATgtataattgaaaaagtaGAGGAGGAAAAAGCAGATGAAAATCAGGAGGACGTGTTGAATACACTTTCTCTAGACGtattacttaatttaaatatatctaatgaaaataatgatttagaaaataaataa